The Topomyia yanbarensis strain Yona2022 chromosome 3, ASM3024719v1, whole genome shotgun sequence nucleotide sequence AAAAAATTCGTGCATCATGCGGACTGTGTGGCTGACCGTGGTGAACGATCGCGCTTCGTTGCagaatggtgtacggattttttcgacaaagttgGTCAGCTTATGCATGAGTTACACGTGTGGACAGTTTTAATGAACGATTAGACAATTGTATTATGCTGTTGCAGTTTCAATATCACGTTCCGCATTTGAGACTGGCAGGAAAATCCACATCAATATTTCATCCAGTTAGAAAATCGAAGAAATCAGTCACCCTTTTCCGTCTGTTTACGTTCGATATTGACTTCATGAATAATAATCACTATAGGAACATTTGTTGAGTGTAtacttttaataatttaaaattagtaCCACTCACGTGTAAACAAATTACGTTTCGAGAGGCAACAGTGTTTGAAAGCTTGTACCGCCGATgctgaaaagaagaaaaaaaaacaatgtatCTTCCCACCGAAAGAAAAGCTATTTCTCTTCCCTACCTGTTGTACTGCAAAAAAAACCATTCTACAGCTTTTAATTTAGTGCTATTATCACTACAGCCAGCACCGTAAAATGAGTTGCATTCTATAGGTGATGCAATGCGATTGCTCTCTCACTTCTTTTCTATTAATTTAAGTCGTAATAAATTGATATTTCCTTATATTTGCTACGACTTTTCCGTTTTAATTGCATTCAAATATGACCTTCTTCTTTGTTAAATATATCTCATTGAGCTCCGCAGcataacaaaatttatttttgttctaaATGTATTTTATTTTCCCAACAATTAAAAGTTCAAAACATTATTATCTTCACAAACTTATGATTATGGCGAATGAGCCCACTGTCAAAATGCTCTTCGAGgagaaattccagacaaaccattATTGGCCGAACACCGTTCATAGTTCAAGCCAACAAAAGagaatttttttagatttttactaTCAACAGTACTGTGATTAACGAGTGACGGTTTATCTGAGGTTTTCCCGCAAAGAAAATTGTGACAGTTTGTcgacttttatttatttttttatagccACACTAGTCAGTTTTCAGCCACAGGGGTAAGCAGTTTTGGCGGTTTAAGCACTatttacacctatccgatccgtttcagtGTCGGTTGAACCGTCACAGAATAGGGTCGGAAAGGTGTAAATTTGGCTTTACTCAGCAAAAGGGATTGTGGCCAAGATGATTGAAGGAAAGGTGTAACActttcaattcaatttatttaaaaaaaaatatttgtaattttacgtATAAACAGATACAATAAAATTTGACTTCGAATCTTAAGCTTCAGTAGATAAACCAGTTCTCATTTCGTCCTCAAAAGGAAAACGGGGATTTCCTCAGCTTGTGCAATTTACCTCTGCCAATCTAATCATTTTGGCACGAAAAGCCGTCCCATGCGAGAAATTGAGTGAACTTCGTTTTGATTGGACTACTAACCAACTGAATCTTTGCTGGGTAAATGTCAAATTCACTTGTTCACTCAAACAGAAAATAGTTGAAGATGTGACCAATTGCTTTCTACACTACTACCATTCCTTTCGGACACTTGGATTGGATTAGTTATATTATATTGGTTataattttcattcaatttcgCTAGAATTTCTAGTAgctttttcaagaaatttatatTTGTTCCTTACTCAAGGCGCACTTTCCACCGAAAGTCTGCAAAGTTGGTGAACCAACTCGAGTCAAACATTGTCCAAAAGTATCCAATTTATATTATTAAAGAAACTACTTTCTTCAGAGTTCTTAAATCGAATAAGCGAAATCCAGTGTTTGTACTGTACTACAACACAATTAACAGGTTCCAATCAACAATGAAGTGTACCACTGTTTTATAATTGAAATTCCAAAAAGACTGTTTCCAATTTCATGCggacaaaatttaataaaatacccatatttttgTTTGAGATTTTAACGAACAACATTCCGTGAACAATCGCTATTTTCGGCAATTCAAAATCTAGCGCGTCATTCTTCTCTACAACGCATCAGAACCGGTTTGTGATTGTTCACATCCACTTCCAAGCAGGGCTCAATTCTACAGTCTCGTTTTCCATTCCAATTCTACACTCCAAAACTCCACCCCCCACAACGCTTCAACCATGCTTGACTGGTAATCGTTCAGGTGGAAGTGTTTAGaaacagaaacaaaaacaacaccATGATACGAACAGCCCAATGACGCATTCCATGACGACTACCTCACGGAAAGGTGACTTATTTGTCTTCAGTGTTGTTCTTCGTGTCCAAGCAATTGCACGTGCGGAAAGTTTTTAGCTGTTCTACTATATAAATCGTCCTTTGATTGTGATATACATCTGAACGCATTCCGAGTTCAAGTTCAAAATACAGATCGTAATTCACGCTTTTGTGTGTTATTTTTCCGCGTAACAGATCTTCGCCGCCGTTGCCGTGATCTCGCTGGCCGTTCTTGCGGCAGCCGAACCACCAGCCCCTCGCAGCAACTATCTTCCACCGAACCAGCAGCAGGCCGGCAATTTCAATGGGGCTAACGGttacaactataacacaaacaataacgGCTACAACTATCCCTCCACGGCCCCTTCCGCGCAGTATGGCGCACCATCCGGCTCAGGAACAAGCGGATCTGAAGGATACAACTATGCCGATGCCAATGCCGAGCCGGCCAAATATTCTTTCGAGTACAACGTCCAGGACTCGTACTCCGGTAATGACTTTGGGCACATGGAATCACGCGACGGAGACCGCACCGTTGGACGCTACTATGTCCTGCTTCCCGATGGTCGCAAGCAAGTAAGTCATCCGGCCCCATCATTCTATGTCAATCGTATCAATTCTCGCTATATCACACGTTTCATTTTTATACTAATACCACCTTCTTAGATTGTGAACTACGAAGCCGACCAGAACGGATACCGCCCAACCATCACCTACGAAGATACCGGCGCTGGAAGCAACGGATCCGGTGGATACCCAAACAGCCAGGGTGGATTCCAGGGATACCAGTAAGATGGGATCTGACCATCAACCATCAGCGCAACGACTCAAAACTTGTTAGGAACGAATTTTAGCTCTATAGGTTATTGTTCTAGTGAATTTAATTACAGCCCTTTGTTCTCATACTCATACTCATACTCATACCGAACACCAGTGGCTGGCGGGGAACCTGATTCCAACCGTCTTGATGGCCAGTATTGAAGCAGGAATCAGTTTTCGTGCGAGGCACCGCGAGTATCGGCTACCGTTCACCAATTTGACAACACACAAGCTACAAGGTCATCTGACCTCTTGAAGCAGAACCAattggcctgcgttaagccaaaccgagctaagcgccataatttttttcgtgtatttttcgtACCAAAATTCATTTCTCGATAACGTACCATTTACGTAGAAAGTCAAAGAACACTTGCttgctttcgtttgctatttgAGCTCCCAATACATAATAGATATTAGAGTTCCTGGTGTTACATTGGATGTTAAAGCGATTTTAgataaagtacctcaaaatggcgcttggtcctctttggcttaacacaggccaattTAAATTCGCCTAAAATTTATATCAAATCAGAAGAAAACAAAATCACTTACCAAAAAGACCAACGGCTTCGAACACTGGAAAATGATTTCAACTTTTTgaagaaacgaaaaaaaaactaattaaaGTCAAGTCAAAAATTATGCTTTTATAAACCAATGCTTCAAAAAATTCTAGGAACAtagtttctgaaacaagaattttcaaaaaatttagttaATCAAGTTTGATTGATTGGCGACAAAAAAAtaccattattattattatcatcATAAGTTACCATTCTGCAagcaaatgaaaaaatgtgaGGAAAACGATGATAACTGCCATAAATGTTTAAGTGAACAACGAATCAAGTAGAAGACGAGACAAGCAAAACCGGTGCCGCCCGCAACACGATCGAACAGGACGGCACTGACACGCAAATGCATGATGCTCCCTGGGAAGAAAACCTCTGTAAATAGGTAAATGTTATTTGTACAAAAtgttctttctttctttttttatttgcaataaTGTTACAGATATGTACAATTTTGTAATGTTAACGAAACAATGTTTAAAGAATAATAAAGCCCGAAGAGGACACGATCGGCACTCCCAGCTCGGGGGCGTAGCTTAAACGGAGCCAGTTCCGAGAGCTCGGGAGTGGTTGATTGTTTGCTTTGGAAAACGAATGCTTTTGCGGTCGGAATTAGTGCCAGTTGATAGTATCACAGTCCGTAGAATGTTGTGATTCAGCTTAGCTAGTATGATCTTCCCATattcgataaaaaaaaagtaaatgaaATTTCAATTCGAAACAAACATTAATTGGTCAACTCCAATTATCAATAAAAAGTCATATTTCTATCAAATGACTTCCAAAATGTAGTCCTATCCGCAGCGCAAAtatgcctctctttctcgctaCTCAGTGATACACGAAGTAGTCGACAATCATATTTCCATTTTAGGCCTCCTCCACTGCTCTGTGATCGACACCATGAACTCTGAAATTAGTCCTAATTAAAATCTGTATGTAAGATTTCGCGATGGTGATGGTTCTTTTGCACAATAGTTCTATAATGCAAAGTTGGTGTGTCGTTTCAAATTAGTTTGCTGTTTCGGAAAACCATGTGCAAGCATTGTCTGTTACAATTCGTTGCGTTTCATTGAATCGTACGCTGCATTGAAATCCACAAACAATCATTCATTGATTGATTGCAATCATCGAAAGCCACTTGCAAAAAGATGCAAAATAGTCGTAAATAGTCGTAATAGTGGTTGGttaaaaaatacctttcgaaaTAAATTAACTAGGCATTAGTGTTCATATCAATAAAGCATGTCTGTCTTTAGATACTCACGTTTAGTATTCCCCTGTGCTAACTAGCTATCCGCTACGTTTCATGTGGAGGTACTGCAAAATTGTTTAGGTTAGGTTTATATCAATTTCAATCCTTGCTAATTATTACCTGTCACGGCTCAGCGTTAGATATAAATTATATAGATATAATTCAAACTATCCTCACACTTCTAttaattgtactttttttcttcatttagcATGTAAGTTCAAATTGTTCATCAAATTTTAGCTTAGATTTAAGATATAGTATTATTTTTAGTAAGTATATAGTACCACCTTTTTACCGGAAACTTTCTTCTGACATCTACTGATCGAGAGCTCAGGCCACATAGATCTAACATCTACTGACCAAGACATCGCGCTGCATGGGATCAACGACAAGGTTGCCAAATAAACGGAGGCACGTCACGCAGGGGTGTGACATTCCACCCCAGTACGCCCAGGGAACTACTCAGGCGTACTCCAGCTGCAGCCGACGTCCAATATAGCGATTTTGACCGCGAGTTTCTCCAACAGTCCTGTCGCCGTTTGTAAAGTTGCTCGACGGATTTGTCCATCTTTAGATGGTGCCACCACAATAACACGTCCCAATGGCCAGCAATTCCGTGGAAGGTTGTTGTCTACGATGAGTGCGACGTCACCGATCTCAATCGGTTTCACAGGTTGAAACCATTTCGTCCGACGTGTGAGTGTTGGCATGGATTCGGAGACCCATCTTTTCCAGCATTGATCAGCGTACGCCTGGGACATCTTCGACGAGTTTCGTACGATCACAGGTCTGTCATTGAACGCAATGGGGGGTTTACTACCGTTTGATGTCCCCAAAAGAAAGTGGTTAGGTGTTAAGGGGGGTGCCGTTTCTTCATTGACCGGTATGTGCGTTAGTGGTCTTGAGTTGATCATCATTTCGATACTCCTCAGAACTTCATCCGTTGGCAGCCGTTTAGGTTTCACTTGATCTAGGACTCTTCTGACCGACTGAATCAGTCGTTCCCAGCAACCTCCAAAGTGAGGCGAGGTGGGTGGATTAAATGTCCTAACACAAGGGCTGACGAACTCCTGCATCATTCTGTCCTGGTCGACTTCCGACAAGGCTTCACGTAACACGTGGCTTGCGCCGATGAAATTGGTGCCACGGTCGCTTACAATCTCTCTTGGTGATCCACGTCTAGCAATAAAGTTACATATGGCGATAATGTACGAATCAGTTGTAATAGAGTGAGAAATTTCTAAATGTATGGCGCGAACAGTCAAGCAGGTGAAAAGAACTCCCCAGTGTTTTTCTACCCGTCGACCCACGGTTACCTGCATTGGTCCGAAGTAGTCAATCCCTTTATAAGAAAATGGGCGACTGAACGCAGCGAGTCGGGCTACCAGAAGGTCCCCCATGATCGGCGGCTGAGGCCGTGCACGAAGGATTTTGCAACGTTGACAATTGCGGCGAACCTGGTTGTAGACAGTGCGAAGCCGTCGTAtgtaaaatttttgacgaatCTCGTTTAAAACTGTTTCATGGTTGATGTGCCGGTACATCTCGTGGATGTCTGCAATCACTAGATTCGTTACGTGATGCCGTTTCGGGAGTAGGATCGGGCATTTGACAGCATCCTCTACAAACTGACAATTGCTCAGTCGCCCTTGCATACGTAGCATCCCATGCTCATCTGCTACTGGACATAACTTGTATAGAGAGCTGCGTTTCGGTAATAGGCATGGTCGTGTCTTAACTGTCACGTTATCTTCCCTAAGCAACTTAACTTCTTCCGGATAGCTCTGCTGCTGTGTTAGACAGTAAATCAATTCCTCAGCGGCCTGCAGCTCTTCAGCTGCGAGTGGTCCGGCTTCTATCGGTTCTCCGGCTATTTTCCTACTTATATTTAATGGAAAACGTCGTGTAAAGGCTGTTATACGCACTACGCGCTTCCACTTGGACTAGTCTTCGAAGCGAAATAGTGGATCTGGAATTGAATGATGTAGCACAGTGGCACGCAATTCTTCCGAGGTTGATCCAGGGTCTTTTCTATCCAATGggcattagactgcccagaaaaataatgattttttgaaaactcaatcggcccacccctgattcgattcctagtcccaccaggagctcttgcaccaaattttaaacaaatcggacaagtctagctaccggaccaacgtgcctgaagtttgtatgagatttttcgacaatttacatggagaaaacccactaactcgcatttgtGCCGctgggtggcactgtatgcatcgtattatcactgtaagtgaaaataagaaagataatttaattgtctacaactttgtcgaagactgctagtcaatccggctttgttaaaagaagttattaaatttttaacgaagtgatgtctgagtcagttttccatggggcctagccgtgcaaggttgtgtatcagtactcgattcccacgaactaatcatttttgtgaTATAAcagttaggtttagctcaatagtatgttcagaagaattataccacataatacgagttatgttttggttggaaaattttagttccaactgtgaccgcatagagggcgccaacactaacttttcatagaagtgagatagtatatcgagatgttcgggagaattattgcaaaatgcctgttctacaactttgtggaagacacctaatttctatctctctcagTTGAAaaattagtgttggcgccctctatgcggtacaatgtggaactaaaattttctaaccaaaacatgactcctattatttactaca carries:
- the LOC131691817 gene encoding pro-resilin-like — encoded protein: MKIFAAVAVISLAVLAAAEPPAPRSNYLPPNQQQAGNFNGANGYNYNTNNNGYNYPSTAPSAQYGAPSGSGTSGSEGYNYADANAEPAKYSFEYNVQDSYSGNDFGHMESRDGDRTVGRYYVLLPDGRKQIVNYEADQNGYRPTITYEDTGAGSNGSGGYPNSQGGFQGYQ